In a genomic window of Salegentibacter salegens:
- a CDS encoding SusC/RagA family TonB-linked outer membrane protein, with protein sequence MNNANSYYDKLPLLRKRFMLTFLVLLFSGSALMAQENITVTGIVTSKGENLPLPGVNVIEEGTSNGVVTDMDGRYSISLPEDAVLNFSYIGFESKIVSVNGQFNIDIVLAEDYASLDDVVVVGYGTQRRQDVTGSVASIDAEEIQKQSNNDVSRMLQGRTAGVTVTSNGEPGAGGNVRIRGVATFGDNQPLYIVDGVPVGTSIRDFNPNDIASIEVLKDASAGAIYGSRAANGVVIITTKSGKKNTPLQIEYSGYYGIDEVAQDIPVLGREDYQMISNEKRTNAGLPLIPGNDPGSDLFVDNIDTDWQEVGLKSGSRQNHNLNFSGGGDNITYNASLDYFNNEGVFVGNGPDYERYSGRINTTMEKGIFKISPSLYYTHSFENSLTFRGDILTGGRPPLINDLVNAIPTLGIYDENNEGGYAGTSSEIHQEIILNVPGINSLFTNTVEVDRIFAIVNPELKLLDRDGHELTYKLNTSYDKTHVRSFSFTPEFQMGYFFGSGRSLLDDNSSIYTVALIENTLNYKKEFGKHGVDVLLGQTYQKNSTVQRQAHSESLPKPYYPVLSNGSNQTVGGQEFYSSLASYFGRLNYNFDDRYLLTATVRRDGSSRFAPANRYGTFPSVALGWRLSNEDFFNVPEVNQLKFRASYGELGNQNIGDYLYQAVINRNIPYNFGGNRVLGGLQTSIIAEDIKWETTTSLNLGMDVSLFNNKIDLTLEYYDKETNDVLVGVPIPASTGSINTAPTINAGSLKNSGFDAQITYHYNNEEDFSFDISANASTIKNEVLALGGSDEPIAGVGSRTQVGGEVGEHFGFVYDGIFQSAQEIEEHAFQNAATSAGDVRFADINDDGVIDANDRTFLGSAIPSVTYGLNFTAQYKNFDLTMFASGAAGYYINSRLYRSLMLSTGFINAHEDILDRWTPQNTDTNIPRVVANDPNNNARDSNRPGWLQKGDYLRINTLSLGYSLPQGLFEDALNSARIYATVQNLYTFQYYDGFNPDFNSGVFEPGFDNGTYPKPRTFMLGVDLSF encoded by the coding sequence ATGAATAACGCAAATTCTTATTATGATAAGTTACCATTATTACGAAAACGTTTTATGTTAACTTTTCTCGTACTGTTGTTTTCAGGATCGGCTTTGATGGCCCAGGAAAACATTACAGTTACTGGTATCGTGACCTCAAAAGGAGAAAATCTTCCTTTGCCTGGGGTGAATGTTATTGAAGAAGGTACTTCTAATGGGGTTGTTACAGATATGGATGGTAGATATTCCATTTCGCTCCCAGAGGATGCCGTTTTAAATTTTTCCTATATAGGCTTTGAGTCAAAAATAGTTTCGGTAAATGGTCAATTTAATATTGACATTGTACTTGCTGAAGACTATGCCTCTCTGGACGATGTGGTAGTTGTTGGTTATGGAACTCAACGTAGACAGGATGTAACCGGTTCTGTAGCTTCTATAGATGCAGAAGAAATTCAGAAACAATCAAACAACGATGTTTCGCGGATGCTGCAAGGTAGAACTGCCGGGGTTACCGTTACCAGTAATGGCGAGCCAGGAGCTGGAGGAAACGTTAGAATACGTGGGGTGGCTACCTTTGGAGACAATCAGCCTTTATACATTGTAGATGGAGTGCCGGTGGGAACTTCAATCAGGGATTTTAACCCTAACGATATAGCATCTATTGAAGTGCTTAAAGATGCATCTGCAGGTGCTATTTATGGTTCAAGGGCCGCTAACGGTGTGGTTATTATAACTACAAAAAGTGGAAAAAAGAACACTCCTTTACAAATAGAATATAGTGGTTACTATGGTATAGATGAAGTAGCACAGGATATTCCGGTTTTGGGAAGGGAAGATTACCAGATGATTTCAAATGAAAAAAGGACTAACGCCGGCTTACCTCTTATTCCTGGTAACGACCCAGGTTCTGATCTTTTTGTTGATAATATTGATACAGATTGGCAGGAAGTAGGATTAAAGTCGGGAAGTAGACAAAACCATAACCTCAATTTTTCTGGAGGTGGTGATAATATAACTTATAATGCTTCCCTGGATTATTTTAATAACGAAGGGGTTTTTGTAGGGAATGGCCCTGATTATGAGAGATATTCTGGACGTATAAATACTACGATGGAAAAAGGTATTTTCAAAATATCTCCATCTTTATATTATACTCATAGTTTTGAAAATTCCTTAACTTTTAGAGGTGATATTTTAACCGGTGGAAGGCCACCATTAATTAATGACCTGGTAAACGCTATCCCAACCCTGGGAATTTATGATGAAAATAACGAAGGCGGATATGCCGGAACTTCTTCAGAAATACACCAGGAAATAATCCTTAACGTACCTGGAATTAATAGTTTGTTTACCAACACGGTAGAGGTAGATAGGATTTTCGCAATTGTTAATCCTGAACTTAAATTATTAGATAGGGACGGGCACGAGCTTACTTATAAGCTCAATACAAGTTATGATAAAACTCACGTAAGAAGTTTCTCTTTCACTCCAGAATTTCAAATGGGATATTTCTTTGGTTCAGGTCGTTCTTTACTGGACGATAACTCTAGTATCTATACTGTAGCCTTGATTGAAAATACATTAAATTATAAGAAGGAATTTGGCAAACATGGTGTAGACGTACTTTTAGGTCAAACTTATCAAAAGAATTCTACAGTGCAAAGACAGGCTCATTCTGAAAGTTTACCTAAACCGTATTATCCGGTATTATCAAACGGTAGTAATCAAACCGTAGGAGGACAGGAATTTTATAGTTCCCTGGCTTCTTATTTTGGAAGGTTAAATTATAATTTTGATGACAGGTACCTATTAACTGCAACAGTTAGAAGAGACGGTTCTTCTCGTTTTGCTCCTGCTAACAGGTATGGTACTTTCCCATCAGTAGCATTAGGATGGAGACTTTCTAATGAAGATTTCTTTAATGTTCCCGAAGTAAATCAATTAAAGTTTAGAGCGAGTTACGGTGAACTAGGAAATCAAAATATTGGTGATTACTTGTATCAGGCAGTTATAAACAGGAATATACCTTATAATTTTGGAGGTAACCGGGTATTAGGAGGTCTGCAAACCAGTATTATTGCTGAAGATATTAAATGGGAAACCACTACCTCTTTAAACTTAGGTATGGATGTTTCTCTTTTTAATAATAAAATTGATTTAACTTTAGAATATTACGATAAAGAAACAAACGATGTATTGGTTGGGGTGCCAATTCCCGCCTCTACAGGATCAATTAACACTGCGCCAACAATAAATGCCGGTAGTTTAAAAAACTCAGGGTTTGATGCTCAGATCACGTATCATTATAACAATGAAGAAGATTTTTCATTCGATATTTCTGCCAATGCCAGTACGATAAAAAATGAAGTTTTAGCTTTAGGCGGAAGTGATGAGCCAATTGCTGGTGTAGGATCGCGAACTCAGGTTGGTGGAGAAGTAGGAGAACATTTCGGTTTTGTGTACGACGGAATTTTTCAGTCAGCACAAGAAATAGAAGAACACGCATTTCAAAATGCAGCAACTTCAGCAGGAGATGTGAGATTTGCAGATATAAACGACGATGGCGTAATTGATGCGAATGATAGAACCTTTTTAGGTAGTGCAATACCAAGTGTTACTTACGGCTTAAATTTTACTGCACAGTATAAGAATTTTGACTTAACAATGTTTGCATCAGGTGCAGCGGGTTATTATATAAATAGCAGGTTGTACAGATCTTTAATGTTATCTACAGGATTTATAAATGCTCACGAAGACATTTTAGACAGGTGGACACCTCAAAATACCGATACAAATATCCCTCGAGTAGTAGCAAACGACCCCAATAATAATGCAAGAGATTCCAATAGACCGGGTTGGTTACAAAAAGGCGATTACTTAAGAATAAATACTTTGTCCTTAGGTTATAGTTTGCCACAGGGTCTTTTTGAAGATGCTTTGAATTCTGCAAGAATTTATGCGACAGTTCAAAATCTATATACTTTTCAGTATTATGATGGATTTAACCCTGATTTCAACTCCGGAGTATTTGAACCCGGATTTGATAACGGTACTTACCCGAAACCAAGAACATTTATGTTAGGCGTAGACTTATCATTTTAA
- a CDS encoding alpha-N-arabinofuranosidase has product MKKYSLFTVLIGIFCLPNLFYGQTSITVEETEDAPIISKHIYGHFAEHLGRSIYDGIYVGEDSEIPNKDGVRTDIIEALKDIQIPNLRWPGGCFADTYHWKDGIGPKEERPSIVNAWWGGVTEDNSFGTHDFLNLCEELGAEPYLAANVGSGTVQEFSDWIQYVNHAEGSPMADLRKENGREQPWNVKYWGVGNEMWGCGGNMTPEYYANLYRQYATFMTSWENENNLYRIASGANQDDYHWTEVLMRDIPKHLIEGVALHSYSFVEWQDKGSATDFNEAQYFSTMKTALWMQELIDKHTDIMDKYDPENEIDLIVDEWGAWYDVEEGTNPGFLYQQNSMRDAMIAGVTLNIFNNESDRVKMGNLAQTVNVLQAVALTEGEKMLLTPTYHVLKMYTVHHDTKLLSVEFESPNYTYNGESLPAISMSASRNDAGNVNISLVNIDAEKENKVEIDVDALDVENMTAEILSSAELQDHNTFDNPDNIVVKEFKDFKLRRGTLEVTLPPFSVVVLKQE; this is encoded by the coding sequence ATGAAAAAATATTCATTATTCACAGTATTAATCGGGATCTTCTGTTTGCCAAATTTATTTTATGGACAAACCAGTATTACAGTAGAAGAAACTGAAGATGCCCCAATAATCAGTAAACATATTTACGGCCATTTTGCAGAACATCTTGGCCGTTCTATATATGACGGAATATATGTTGGTGAAGACAGCGAAATCCCTAATAAGGATGGTGTTAGAACCGATATTATTGAAGCTTTAAAAGATATTCAAATTCCTAACCTTAGATGGCCAGGCGGTTGTTTTGCAGATACCTACCACTGGAAAGACGGTATTGGTCCCAAAGAAGAAAGACCTAGCATTGTAAATGCCTGGTGGGGAGGAGTTACAGAAGATAACAGTTTTGGAACACATGATTTTTTAAATCTTTGTGAAGAACTTGGTGCAGAACCATACCTGGCCGCTAATGTAGGAAGCGGTACGGTACAAGAATTCAGCGACTGGATTCAGTATGTTAATCACGCTGAAGGTAGCCCTATGGCCGATTTAAGAAAAGAAAACGGCAGAGAACAACCCTGGAATGTGAAATATTGGGGTGTTGGAAATGAAATGTGGGGTTGTGGTGGAAATATGACTCCCGAGTATTATGCCAATCTTTATCGGCAGTATGCCACTTTTATGACCAGCTGGGAGAATGAAAATAATTTGTATAGAATAGCTTCCGGAGCAAATCAGGACGATTATCACTGGACCGAGGTACTTATGAGAGATATTCCCAAGCATCTTATAGAGGGAGTTGCCTTACATTCATATTCTTTTGTGGAATGGCAGGATAAAGGATCTGCAACAGATTTTAACGAGGCGCAGTATTTCTCTACGATGAAAACGGCTTTATGGATGCAGGAACTTATTGATAAACATACCGATATTATGGATAAATACGATCCTGAAAATGAAATTGACCTTATTGTAGATGAATGGGGTGCCTGGTATGACGTAGAAGAAGGTACTAATCCTGGGTTCCTTTATCAACAGAATTCAATGAGAGATGCGATGATTGCAGGTGTTACCCTTAATATTTTTAATAATGAAAGTGACAGGGTGAAAATGGGGAACCTGGCGCAGACAGTAAACGTATTACAGGCCGTTGCTTTAACTGAAGGTGAAAAAATGCTTTTAACGCCAACTTATCACGTGTTAAAAATGTATACCGTACATCACGACACCAAATTATTATCCGTAGAATTTGAGTCTCCTAATTATACTTATAACGGTGAAAGTTTACCGGCAATTTCAATGTCTGCTTCCAGGAATGATGCAGGGAATGTTAATATTTCTCTCGTTAATATTGATGCAGAAAAAGAGAATAAAGTGGAAATAGATGTTGACGCTTTGGATGTAGAAAATATGACAGCCGAAATATTGAGTTCTGCAGAACTGCAGGATCACAATACTTTTGATAATCCAGATAATATTGTAGTAAAGGAATTCAAAGATTTTAAACTTAGAAGAGGAACACTGGAGGTAACCCTACCTCCATTCTCAGTTGTTGTGTTGAAGCAGGAATAA
- a CDS encoding glycoside hydrolase family 127 protein, whose translation MKLLFKTYYCTAILVILSLASGHCIFAQNSETRMFHLEDVKLSESMFKEAMHTDLDYILKLDPDKLLAPFLAEAGLEPREKSYTNWENTGLDGHTAGHYLTALAQMYASANSEEARHAMEYAINELKRVQDANANGYIGGVPGGEEIWNEIANGNINAGNFSLNDRWVPLYNIHKTYAGLRDAYLIAGNELALEMLIDFTDWMLDTTAQLSDAQMQEILISEHGGLNEVFADVAQITGESKYLELAKRFSHRKLLDPLARNKDVLNGMHANTQIPKIIGFETIASLNGESDYHQASTFFWDNVVNQRTVAIGGNSVREHFHPTDDFSEMIASVQGPETCNTYNMLRLSEKLFLAEPDEKYIDYYETALYNHILSSQHPEEGGFVYFTPMRPGHYRVYSQPETSFWCCVGSGMENHGKYNQFIYAHTNDALFVNLFISSELDWQEKNLKLVQNTGFPNSESTNLTIETEEPQTFKLRLRYPDWAIEGELEIFINNKLYKHDNKPGSYVEIDRVWENGDEIHVKFPMKLDFERLPDDSDFVALKYGPIILATKLGDKDLEGQFADDSRGGHIAEGEKIALSDLPVFLAENDENWLEKIKRVNDQNLKFSAEEIIFPQKFKNLEFVPFYEIHEARYAIYLPIETPESYENIQKERAKSEKIERDLAELTIDQVAPGEQQPESDHFIKSEESNTGVNLGEHWRDASGWFSYELKDDKNQAQKIRLTYFGKDVNRKFRIFINGIEVGQEHFEEEKAENFYTKDYQLPKKITEKNIKRLTIRIEAESGFSTAGVYDIKLMK comes from the coding sequence ATGAAATTACTATTCAAAACATATTATTGTACAGCGATTCTGGTCATACTTAGCCTGGCCTCAGGTCATTGTATTTTTGCTCAAAATTCAGAAACCAGAATGTTTCATCTTGAAGATGTAAAACTTTCTGAAAGTATGTTTAAAGAGGCTATGCACACAGATTTAGATTATATTTTGAAACTAGATCCAGATAAGTTGCTCGCCCCATTTTTAGCTGAAGCCGGTTTAGAACCCCGCGAAAAATCTTATACAAATTGGGAAAACACGGGTTTAGATGGGCATACAGCCGGTCATTACTTAACCGCTTTAGCCCAAATGTATGCTTCTGCCAACAGCGAAGAAGCACGACATGCAATGGAATATGCCATAAATGAATTAAAAAGAGTTCAGGATGCTAATGCTAATGGTTACATAGGTGGAGTTCCAGGTGGTGAAGAAATTTGGAACGAAATTGCTAACGGAAACATTAACGCGGGTAACTTTAGCTTGAACGATAGGTGGGTGCCTTTGTACAATATTCATAAAACCTACGCCGGTTTAAGAGATGCTTATCTTATTGCAGGAAATGAACTTGCCTTAGAAATGTTGATCGATTTTACCGATTGGATGCTGGATACTACTGCGCAACTTTCAGATGCGCAAATGCAGGAAATCCTGATCTCAGAACACGGCGGACTTAATGAAGTATTTGCTGATGTGGCGCAAATTACCGGTGAGTCAAAATATTTAGAATTAGCTAAGCGATTTTCTCATAGAAAATTGTTAGATCCATTAGCCCGGAATAAAGATGTTTTAAATGGCATGCACGCTAATACGCAGATTCCAAAAATTATTGGTTTTGAAACTATTGCCAGTCTAAATGGTGAAAGTGATTATCACCAGGCGTCAACTTTTTTCTGGGACAATGTGGTTAACCAAAGAACAGTGGCCATTGGCGGAAATAGTGTAAGAGAACATTTTCATCCTACAGATGATTTTTCAGAAATGATTGCCAGTGTGCAGGGTCCCGAAACCTGCAATACTTATAATATGCTGAGGTTGAGCGAAAAATTATTCTTAGCTGAACCAGATGAAAAATATATAGATTATTACGAAACTGCTTTATATAACCACATATTATCTTCACAACACCCGGAAGAAGGAGGTTTTGTGTATTTTACCCCAATGAGACCGGGGCATTATAGGGTTTATTCTCAGCCAGAGACCAGTTTTTGGTGCTGTGTTGGTTCAGGAATGGAAAACCATGGAAAATACAACCAATTTATCTATGCGCACACCAATGATGCGCTGTTTGTGAATTTATTTATTTCTTCAGAACTCGATTGGCAGGAAAAGAATCTTAAACTTGTTCAAAATACAGGTTTTCCAAATTCTGAGTCTACAAATCTTACTATTGAAACAGAAGAACCGCAGACTTTCAAATTGCGTTTGAGATATCCCGATTGGGCTATTGAAGGAGAATTAGAAATTTTTATTAATAACAAGCTTTACAAACACGATAATAAACCAGGGAGCTACGTGGAAATTGATCGGGTATGGGAAAATGGAGACGAAATTCATGTCAAATTTCCGATGAAATTGGATTTTGAAAGACTACCGGATGATTCAGATTTCGTAGCATTAAAATATGGCCCTATTATCCTGGCTACAAAACTGGGCGATAAAGATCTTGAAGGTCAATTTGCCGATGATAGCAGAGGTGGCCATATTGCTGAAGGTGAAAAAATAGCGCTTTCTGATTTGCCTGTATTTTTAGCTGAAAATGATGAAAACTGGCTAGAAAAGATAAAACGCGTTAATGATCAGAATTTAAAATTTTCAGCAGAAGAAATAATCTTTCCACAGAAATTTAAAAATCTGGAGTTTGTTCCTTTCTACGAAATTCATGAAGCCCGCTATGCCATTTATTTACCCATAGAAACCCCGGAAAGCTATGAGAATATTCAGAAAGAAAGAGCAAAGAGTGAAAAGATAGAAAGAGATTTGGCTGAATTAACAATAGACCAGGTCGCACCCGGGGAGCAACAACCCGAGTCAGATCATTTTATAAAAAGTGAGGAATCCAATACCGGTGTAAATTTAGGAGAACATTGGAGAGACGCTTCAGGGTGGTTTAGCTACGAATTAAAAGACGATAAAAACCAGGCACAGAAAATAAGGCTGACTTATTTTGGAAAGGATGTTAATCGAAAATTCAGGATTTTCATCAATGGAATTGAAGTAGGTCAGGAACATTTTGAAGAAGAAAAAGCCGAAAATTTCTATACTAAAGATTACCAGTTGCCAAAAAAAATCACAGAAAAAAACATCAAACGTTTAACTATTCGTATTGAAGCTGAAAGTGGCTTTAGTACTGCGGGAGTTTACGATATTAAGTTAATGAAATAG
- a CDS encoding NUDIX hydrolase translates to MGPNYQTEDKVLLAVDCIIFGFDEEDLKILLIKRNFEPEKGKWSLMGGFLKRKENLNVAANRILYQLTGFEQIYMEQLYAFSEVDRDPAERTISVAYFALINIKEHDKALIDKHSAQWFSVTELPELIFDHSEMISKAIRRLRYKTSKKPIGFELLPEKFTMRQLQKLYESILGEKLDKRNFINKINALDILIKLEEKDMNSSRKGSFLYKFDAEKYQQKVEEGFSFKL, encoded by the coding sequence ATGGGCCCTAATTATCAAACCGAAGACAAGGTTCTTCTGGCAGTAGATTGTATAATATTTGGTTTTGATGAGGAAGATTTAAAAATCTTACTGATTAAAAGAAATTTTGAACCCGAAAAAGGAAAATGGTCGTTGATGGGAGGTTTTCTTAAAAGAAAAGAAAACCTAAACGTGGCTGCGAACCGCATCCTCTACCAACTTACGGGGTTTGAACAAATTTATATGGAGCAGCTATATGCTTTTAGTGAAGTAGACCGGGATCCTGCAGAGCGAACCATATCGGTAGCCTATTTTGCCCTCATAAATATTAAAGAGCATGACAAAGCTTTAATTGATAAGCATTCGGCCCAATGGTTTAGTGTCACAGAACTTCCCGAACTTATTTTTGACCATTCTGAAATGATCTCAAAAGCAATAAGAAGATTACGCTATAAAACTTCTAAAAAGCCGATTGGTTTTGAACTTCTACCCGAAAAATTTACGATGCGCCAGCTTCAAAAACTTTACGAATCTATTCTTGGAGAAAAACTGGACAAACGCAATTTTATCAATAAAATAAATGCCCTGGATATTTTGATAAAATTGGAAGAAAAGGATATGAATTCTTCCCGGAAGGGTTCTTTTCTATACAAGTTTGATGCAGAGAAGTATCAGCAAAAAGTGGAAGAAGGCTTTTCTTTTAAATTATAA
- a CDS encoding arabinan endo-1,5-alpha-L-arabinosidase has translation MTFSAGITLVGCSEDDTDFTDDVIEEDNDDIDPGTEDDFPGPTYADNYTGIASWQDRVQWNLANVHDPTVEKDGEYFYMYQTDASYGNAHEGNGHFPARRSKDLVEWEFMGAVFSEAPAWIKDSLNSKRAQMDPPLDPIENPNYGFWAPHIQKTGSTYRLYYSVVITNPIVGTDPNTSWTERAFIGLAESTDLSSNNWEDKGMVVSSVPDGVETYERDGGDDWSGYFKFNAIDPSFIETPNGEHWLIYGSWHSGIAAVQLNAETGKPNELNDLEDYGSRIAGRGNVNNNRWQGLEAPEIIYNEETGFYYLFLAYDELSVAYNTRVARSENIEGPYVGIDGANVTEGAEAWPMITHPYAFDGHPGWVGISHPSVFQDPESNQWFYSSQGRLPEGVPGINASNAVMMGHVRKIEWTSDGWPVVAPQRYADVPDTEITGEDIQGTWEVITLEYEYRNIQESSEVVFHEDNTLTGAINGSWSFDESSGILTVNDIELIVDDAWDWEASPRRTTITFTGLNEAGRSLWGKK, from the coding sequence TTGACTTTTTCTGCTGGCATTACCCTTGTTGGGTGTTCTGAAGACGATACAGATTTTACAGATGATGTTATTGAAGAAGATAACGATGATATTGATCCCGGTACAGAAGATGATTTTCCAGGGCCAACCTATGCCGATAATTATACCGGGATAGCTTCCTGGCAGGACAGGGTACAATGGAATCTGGCTAACGTACATGACCCTACGGTTGAGAAAGATGGTGAGTATTTTTATATGTACCAAACCGATGCGTCCTATGGTAATGCCCACGAAGGAAATGGTCATTTCCCCGCACGCAGATCTAAAGATTTGGTTGAATGGGAATTTATGGGCGCTGTTTTTTCTGAAGCACCTGCCTGGATCAAAGATTCTTTAAACAGTAAAAGGGCACAAATGGATCCGCCTCTGGATCCCATAGAAAATCCAAATTATGGTTTTTGGGCACCCCATATTCAAAAAACAGGGAGTACTTATCGTTTGTATTATAGTGTGGTAATTACAAATCCAATAGTAGGTACAGATCCTAACACCTCCTGGACAGAAAGGGCTTTTATAGGCCTTGCTGAAAGTACAGATCTTTCCTCAAATAACTGGGAAGATAAAGGTATGGTGGTAAGTTCGGTGCCAGATGGTGTAGAAACTTATGAACGCGATGGTGGAGACGACTGGAGTGGCTACTTTAAATTTAATGCCATAGACCCAAGTTTTATTGAAACTCCCAATGGAGAGCATTGGCTAATTTATGGATCCTGGCATTCGGGTATTGCCGCCGTACAATTAAACGCTGAAACAGGAAAACCAAATGAGCTTAATGATCTTGAAGATTATGGTTCTAGAATTGCCGGTCGCGGAAATGTAAACAATAATAGGTGGCAGGGTCTCGAGGCTCCAGAGATTATTTATAATGAAGAAACCGGATTTTACTATTTGTTTTTAGCTTATGATGAACTTTCGGTAGCTTATAATACTCGAGTTGCTCGTTCAGAAAATATTGAAGGCCCGTATGTGGGTATAGATGGTGCAAATGTAACCGAAGGTGCAGAAGCCTGGCCAATGATAACGCATCCTTATGCTTTTGATGGTCACCCGGGATGGGTAGGTATATCCCATCCATCTGTATTTCAGGATCCCGAATCTAACCAATGGTTTTATTCTTCTCAAGGGCGGTTGCCTGAAGGTGTTCCAGGTATAAATGCATCTAATGCGGTTATGATGGGTCACGTAAGAAAAATAGAATGGACCAGTGATGGCTGGCCTGTAGTCGCTCCTCAGCGTTATGCTGATGTACCTGATACAGAAATCACTGGAGAAGATATCCAGGGTACCTGGGAAGTAATTACCCTGGAGTATGAGTATAGAAATATTCAGGAATCATCAGAAGTGGTTTTTCATGAAGATAATACACTTACCGGGGCTATAAATGGTTCCTGGTCTTTTGATGAAAGTTCAGGAATATTAACTGTTAACGATATCGAGTTGATAGTAGATGACGCCTGGGACTGGGAAGCTTCACCCAGAAGAACCACAATAACATTTACAGGCCTTAATGAAGCGGGTCGTTCCCTTTGGGGTAAAAAATAA
- a CDS encoding RagB/SusD family nutrient uptake outer membrane protein — protein sequence MKIKNLLIIFFLGILISGCDEELELNNPNSMTAVEYWADEEQAIAGINAAYNSLLIDGYYMRMTPALNDGRGDDFLGDTPWPDLMQISNFTILPTSGPIQWMWSAYYQQVFRVNQILKRVPEIEMDEAVKERVIGQAYFLRGLAYFNLKNNFERVPLILSVAQSEEEYYPPTASEEAIWNQIISDFQEAQSRLPVDYTNISGADQGQVGRATKGAATGFLGKAYLYSEEWSLAAAEFQKLIDGPEVNIYRLVNNYKDNFGPFNENNDESLFEVQFAGTDEVGGTVMNYGGEPSAAWMQVSSVGHTYAMDGYGYSDFLPTRWIYEKYKSEETVDGGIDPRLLVSIASYEPEANSTTVYNGTPWPHAEDAIYPRKYTHDGFGFDTESQGGVERSEINYRVMRYADVLLMYAEALNEMGQTEDAYEYIQEVRDRANLPDLRETKPGLTQEQMREQIAHERALEFAIEGMRIHDIIRWGWLYDDAKLSELRAHDSEFDTWSPGKEYLPIPQSELDVNPNLEPNSAN from the coding sequence ATGAAAATAAAAAATCTTTTAATCATATTTTTTCTGGGCATCTTAATTTCGGGATGTGACGAAGAACTAGAATTGAACAACCCCAATAGTATGACTGCTGTTGAATATTGGGCCGATGAGGAACAGGCTATTGCCGGAATAAATGCAGCCTATAATAGTTTGCTAATTGATGGGTATTATATGAGAATGACACCTGCGCTAAATGATGGGCGGGGAGATGATTTTCTAGGAGACACTCCATGGCCCGATCTAATGCAGATTTCTAACTTTACAATTTTACCTACTTCAGGACCTATTCAATGGATGTGGTCTGCCTATTACCAACAGGTTTTTAGGGTAAATCAAATTTTGAAAAGAGTGCCTGAAATAGAAATGGACGAAGCTGTAAAAGAGCGAGTTATAGGGCAGGCCTATTTTCTAAGAGGATTAGCATATTTTAACCTGAAAAATAATTTTGAGAGGGTGCCGCTAATACTTTCTGTAGCTCAGAGTGAAGAAGAATATTATCCGCCAACCGCTTCAGAAGAAGCTATTTGGAATCAAATAATTTCCGATTTCCAGGAAGCCCAGTCACGTTTACCGGTAGATTATACTAATATTTCAGGAGCAGATCAAGGGCAGGTAGGTAGAGCTACAAAAGGAGCCGCTACAGGTTTTCTAGGTAAAGCTTATCTTTATTCTGAAGAATGGAGCCTGGCGGCTGCAGAGTTTCAAAAGCTTATTGATGGCCCCGAAGTAAACATTTATAGACTAGTAAATAATTATAAAGACAATTTTGGTCCTTTTAATGAAAATAATGATGAATCCCTTTTTGAAGTTCAATTTGCAGGAACCGATGAGGTTGGGGGAACTGTTATGAATTATGGCGGAGAACCTTCAGCTGCCTGGATGCAGGTATCATCTGTAGGGCATACCTATGCTATGGATGGCTATGGGTATTCAGATTTTTTACCAACCCGCTGGATATATGAAAAATATAAATCTGAAGAAACGGTAGACGGTGGTATAGATCCTCGTTTGCTGGTAAGTATAGCTTCATATGAACCGGAGGCCAATTCAACTACTGTATATAATGGCACGCCGTGGCCTCATGCTGAAGATGCTATTTACCCAAGAAAATACACCCATGACGGTTTCGGCTTTGATACCGAAAGCCAGGGTGGTGTAGAAAGATCTGAAATTAATTATAGGGTGATGAGGTATGCAGATGTATTGTTGATGTATGCAGAAGCTTTAAATGAGATGGGACAAACCGAGGATGCTTACGAATACATTCAGGAAGTTAGGGATAGAGCCAATTTACCAGATCTTCGTGAAACTAAGCCAGGTTTAACACAAGAGCAAATGAGAGAACAAATAGCTCATGAGCGTGCCCTGGAGTTCGCAATAGAAGGAATGAGAATACACGATATTATTAGATGGGGATGGTTGTATGATGATGCAAAACTCTCAGAATTAAGAGCTCACGATAGTGAATTCGACACCTGGTCTCCAGGAAAAGAATATCTTCCTATTCCTCAAAGTGAGTTAGATGTTAATCCAAATCTTGAACCAAATTCAGCAAATTAA